GAGCCCAGCCGGAGCGTCTCCACCGCCGCGGGTAGGACCCCGGGCCAAAGGACGGCGGCCAGTTTGGAAGTTTTGATGCATATGATCACAACCACCATGatttttatgattcttggtgCTTCAGTTGTAATGGTAAGACATCTTCACCTCCCTCAGCCACAATATGGTTTTCTAATTTACGAACTGAGGctaatatttaattaaattatctCAAATGTGCCATAAATGTATCACATTTCGCGAGAAACTACCTCACAGCAGGCCTATCAATGACATGTGGAAGTAGGTTAGTATAATTACCTGctgtcataaataaataatctaagTCCGTTTTGTGGCAAGAGTCCCTCTCTTAGAATCGGGAGGATCTGCCAAGgctattttcttcattttctttttgatccttattattgttatttatcttTATAATAATGGAAAGAATCATTCGCTGTCTGTAGGAATAGCCTAGCCTATTGCTTGACATGTCCCAGCTGACTGGCATGGTTCTTTGCAGGCGATAGCCTGTTTAATGGACATGAACGCACTACTGGATCGCTTTCACAACTACATCTTACCGCATCTACGAGGGGAGGACCGCGTCTGTCACTGCAACTGTGGAAGGTAAATGCCATCATCCTCCTACAATATTTGGGATAAACAGggtgttttgtgctttttttttttctacccgTCAATTCTTAATTGCTGAAGAGGCCTCGAAGATTTGTGTCGGTGGAGCCCCGCAAAGCCAACCTGGTATCAGCCTGTCTGTGCTCTTACATAGCGGCTGGTGTTTCCATACAGCTTTTATTTCGCTTCGATGACACGTTTGGTCGCGGTGTGTTTTTATATCGCCAGCGAGGATTTCGGCTTTGCTGCATATAACCAAGGTGTGTGTCGGAGCCATAAATAGGTAATGAACTGTGAGCAATATAAGGCCGTTCAAAAAACAATCTGAGCATCAAGTGCGCTTTCACACGGGCCTACACGGTGTCGGCGACAATATAAACCTGCTGCTGGGCCAATTATGAACATATGAGTGCTGAAGTGGAGTGGCTAAGGCTTAAGAAGTGCTATGGGGCTGAGGGTACTGGCTGCTCATCAGCCTACCTGCTGGTTGCTGTCACAGTGAgagctggtttgaagtgggGGAAAAACAGCACCAGGACActcattaatatattaattcGGAGTTAATCAGCATTATCATGCATTGTCCATCAACAGTATAAGAATGTGATACAGCAGACTGTAGCAGAGACATAGGACACAAATGGGCCTCTGTTTTTTCTGGTCTTAACTATCCACAGTGCCCGAGGGTATGGCAACAGTGTTAGAGCAAGATTTAAAGTAAGAGTCCTTTCATCCAATAGATTCACACCTACAGGACTATTATATTCTGATATTTGGTCCTGGTTGGACCATGTCCTGCAGGCGACCAAACTATACAGCCAGGATTAGTACTTTAATAAGGGAATGTCACTATTCATGTTGGTGCAAGCTGAACAGATGCACattcaaacaaaacagcagTCTATAGTGTGCATGCTGCAGTGAGGGGGTTGATATACTAGCAGCTCATTAGCAGCATTAAGAGGCCAGTGCTACTGTGTTTTTTTAGCCTGTAAATCCAGAAATGGGTCATCATCAGACACTGATAGATTATGCTTGTCAGATAGGGATAAGAGTCAAAGTTTGGAAAGGTCTCTTCCGTGCACTGACAGATGTGAAGTGATATAGACTAATctagacacacacgcacagaagAAATGGCAGTTTGGAGACAGAATTTTTGATGAGATAATGATTACTGATTGTTTTTAagtaatattataatattattttgaCAATTATGCCATCTTTGCTATTGTAAAAGGGCCCTGGTTATGAATGCCAACAGGATTTGTTagaaaataaagtaatataAGCAGCGTTAAGCAGTGATTTCCATATCTATGATGCCAAAAAGTTCCTTTTTCTCCTATGAAGGTATTTGATAATACATAAGCTCTGCTCCATACCACTGTACAGTATGCACAGTCAAACCTCTGCCCCTATTGTTAGTTTCCAGGTTACTGTAGGCACAGTGTCTTTCATTGACCTGGAAACACTCCTGAGTGAGAGTCAGTTATCTGTTTTCacataaacagcagaaactctGTGGATGAAAAGAGCATCCACGAGGCGTGGAAGTGTCGTGACGCCCACAGCGCTCACCTTATCAGGCTTGAGGACACAGCCAGTGTCATTTTATTTGGCAGCCTCTGTGCTCTGATTTGGATGTAGTTGTAGCTTTTTCCAACGGGCCAAAGCCCGGCCTATAGCTGCCTCTGAGGCAGGGAAGAGATCTAGGAGTGGATTGTGTGTGCTGCTGGGTGCACTCttctcattgtgtgtgtgtcatgcaaAACtgtaacagttttatttttttccttcactaGAAAAGAAGACAGACTCACAATCATTTGCAGGGTGTAGGTGTAGATAGTTTAAAGGAATACAGGCAGCTTTATTTACTGGCATTCGGGCAAAAGCCTTcttcagagaaaagaaaaagacccGGAAGACAGTTTATCCTCAAAACAATGGTGAATTCAGTGacaaaaaattatattttcagtgtGTGGCTTATCTTTACGaatagctttttttttggcattaatGGACCTCAGTGACTGGATGGCTTGGGACAGTGAGGTCCAATAGTGGGGGTTTGATCCCTCATGTGGCTTTACGTCTTCAGTAAGATACTTAATGTGCTAATCTGCAAGATCTTTTCCTCTCCATATTCAGTACTAAGTgctgtggtgtttgtttgtgcactGCACTACCCAGAGATCATCTGTCAATCAAAATGCGTGGGTAGATTTTCTGTTAATGAAGTTgagcttttgtctttgtctacAGCAGCTCATGATACTCACTTTTTCCTCAATTTACTCTAATCAAATCAGAAACATTAGTGTAACTTCCAGTGCATCATAGGATTTTACATGTCGAAGTCAATTTTCTAGTCAAAGACTTCAGAAAAATACTCAAGTGACACCAAGTGAAACAACAAATATGTAACAGAAAGCCTGAGTTACAGACTCGGGATGTGCAGTTTAGAAAGATGTGGGCATTTACTAGGCTGCAGGAAGAAAATGCTATGATGTTGCATTATAGGAAAGAAGGATCCAGTAGGAGTTTGACCCATACTAGAAGTCTCTTGCACATCTTTTAGGTAGAAGTGAAATACTAAATCGCTGGAGTACtcttttattgtaaaaaaaagtcctgCATCAGTCCAAACCTGTTATCAACCCTCTGTAGTGACAGGAATTAAATTATCTCGCAGTGTAATGTCCCAAAGGGTGTGAGTGTACATCGTTCTGTACTCCCTTCCAGCAGTTTAATCTCTCAGCTCCCACTGTGTTCCCTTCCAGTGTTTGTTAGACAACTGCCTGTGTTGTGATTGGAAAAAGCCTTCATCCCCTCGAAGGAGGGCAGGTAATACGAGTATGGGAAGACTTTCAACTGAGGGACGTATCTGTTTTAGAAGACAGAAGTTATTGGAGCAGTGGAGCATCAGCGCTGGGCAACgtgatgaataaatgtaaatgtaaagaacTGGATGATTGCTGATCAGTAGTTGCTGTGTGTCTTATCGTGCATGTTCTTCCTGTTAGTTGCAATCACTACAAACATTAGTTTTCTTTAGATTTGCATTCTATCAACGTaacatttccatatttttcaCCACAGTTTTTCTTTCGTCTCCTGTGCGATGTGAAAACCTGTGTAGTAGCAATCAGCCTGTGGATCTGTggagaaaacaattaaaattcaATTCATATTGAGTCCTTTCATACTTGGAACGAAGTTAAAGGGACTTTCTAGTAAGAATGATTTTAATTCCAAagtgagatgagaaaaaaaaatcaagctttCTTTTTAATGTAACGCCTATTTTACAGAATAATCACTAGtcactgtttttgtctttgcaatgttttatttatccagaAAGGTTTTTAATGGGCAGGTATGGCTGTTAGGATATGGGAGAAAATGTTCGTTCCTTTTTTCAGGTCATGAGCTTTTCCTGCAATTTCACCAGCTGTATATCTCTGGATAACCTTAAAAATTTCAACCACAGCTGCCTAAAGTGCAGCCTGGGGACACCCACGGGTGCTGGAGGGGGTTTCCAGCAAAGTGTCCAATAGTGCAATTTGATTAAAAGTTAGAAATCTCTGGACATTATCCAAATTAGAAGAGGTATATATTAAATACTATTCTCACAATTtccactatatatatatacgatATAACATTAAATCAAAAGTGTCCATGGAAAGTCCTCTTTCCTCTTTGATTTATAAAATTGTGCGATAATTTAATGATTCTTACAAGGACATAATATTGATTTAGATCTTCTCAGATATATCTAACACTGCcatgtctgtcctcctcccagGCATCATGTCCACTATGTAATCCCATATGATGGGGACAATTCATTGGTGGACTCATCAGAGAACTACTTTGTGAGTGACAGTGTGACCAAGCAGGAGATGGACTTGATGCTGGGGCTGCTGCTGGGCTTCTGCATtagctggctgctgctgtggctggacGGAGTCCTACACTGTGCCGTCAGGGCCTGGAGGGCGAGTCGCTACTACGGTAAGCTGGACAATGTCTGCTATTTGGCTGAAggtgctgctgttgctgatgctgctgctgcagagtgcAGATACAAAACTGAAACATGAGCTCAGCAACCCTAAAACATCAGCAGACTTCATACAAATCTTCCTCTGTTCATTTCAGTTGTGCATACTGAGGTGCGAATGCGCTACTACATGACAGGAAATAACATGTTCAGAGCATGTTCAAAGGCACAAAAACTTGAATAACCTTAATCTGACCTTAATCTGACAGGGGAAATATCAAAGTATCTATAATTCAAAGCCTGATTTGTGGTGGCAAATCGTATCAGCACATTGCTTGTATGCAGAAATGTATGTATCTGTAACCATCCACCATGTATCTGCATGTATAAGCGTCTGCCAGGTTAACAGCAGTTGGTAGAGCTCTGGAAAATGACCTTCCCCCCATTGCTTGGTCCATATTTGGCTCTTCTcgcctgattttttttttctcagttgacTGCGACCTCttggaaaaaaatcacagccAAACCTTCCAACTGTGTGATGATTCAGACCTAGGCTATAAGATGAGGTTAAGCTAAATTTAAATTGCTGTCTTCTTTTTTGGGCGGCTTATACTTCAAACGTTATTTCACTAATAATTCTCttaatttgttttcaggaaacagcagcagtcatatgctaatgtaataaaatcatcattaaatGTAATTACTATATTCTGAATATATCCAACTCATTACTTATGAGAAAATTATTTAATGAGACAACATAAAATCATACCTTAAATCTCAAAAATAGAGGTGTGATAAAACAAAAGCGATTGtaatcattattttatacaaattCAGGATATAAAATATGTTAGGAGTGCTTTTATAGAGATAGATCTTTGTGAAAAACTTAATCTGAGtcaacaaaatgattaaatttgGCCTTTTTACTGCTCTTGTGTCTTTCACAAACAGCTGATTCATATTAAATTTCCTACAGATAGAGTGCTTACTTCAATATATCAttcttaaattaattttgatgGCATACAGTTGTGTAATCATACGACTATATTGCTCTGACAGGTCTCTCAGTATTAGCCCGTTAGATAAGATGTTGTGTTAGCattgaaacaaacagagaagttAATGTCTTTGTGACagctgacaaaaataaaaccacttcTCAGCATGTTCGG
This window of the Thunnus albacares chromosome 5, fThuAlb1.1, whole genome shotgun sequence genome carries:
- the tmem240a gene encoding transmembrane protein 240, with the translated sequence MHMITTTMIFMILGASVVMAIACLMDMNALLDRFHNYILPHLRGEDRVCHCNCGRHHVHYVIPYDGDNSLVDSSENYFVSDSVTKQEMDLMLGLLLGFCISWLLLWLDGVLHCAVRAWRASRYYDTPSWSWLPQFCNLRDLRRRAQLRQLEDSSGNMVHIKQKLYHNGHPSPRHL